The following DNA comes from Moritella sp. 24.
TTAAACCAACTCCATTATCGGTGAATGTTAGGGTTAATTTATCCGCGGTGTATTGGCTTTTTATCTTTATTTCATTATCTATCGATTGCGGTAATTTTCGCATCAAGCAAGCATCTGCGGCATTATTTAAAATATTTAATAAAGCTTGCTGTAAACCGACTATATCGGCATTGAGTATGACTGTATTACCTAAGCAAACTCGGTTGACGGTTATGTTTTTTTGATGAAAATCATATTCAACCAGCTCTAACGTATCGCTTATTAATGTTTCGATATCGCAACTTGATTTTGCCACCGCACGTTTATTAATTAGCGTGCGTAACCGCTGCACGATATCGTCAGCGCGTTTTACTTGTTGCTGAATTTTTTCGAGGACTGGTACAATATCAGTGGTGGCGACGCCTTTCTTAATACGTAATAAACCACCTTGGCTATAATTGAGAATCGCTGTTAAAGGTTGATTAATTTCATGGGCTAAACTGCTTCCTAACTCGCCAACAATAGCGACACGTTGGGCGTGCTCTAACATGGCATTCTTTTCTTTTAGGCGGTTTAAGGTGGCTTTTAATGCGCGCTCACTACGGCTAAAACGGTATTCCAAAATTAAGTGGTAGACGCTTAATAGCAGCACAAATAAAAATACTACCCAAGCCCATTGCTGGTTTTTTTTGATCCACACAACGGCTTCTTGCCACCATGGTCGTTGTAACGGATGTATATCTAAATCACGATATAACTGATCAACAGACAGTTGGCTGATAGATGGGATCCAACCTGTCGAATGAGCGGCAATACTTGCAGAATGATTTGCTGGTAATGCGAATAATGCACGGGTTATTTTTTTAGCTAATGTAGCTGAAATAGCACTGGTTTTAGCTATCGACCAATTGGGATAAAGTCGTGTGGATACGGCGCAAGTAAAGTCACTCGGGCTGATATTATTCAGCACTCGAAAAGCCGATTCAACAATTAATCCTTCCTCCAACATACTTTCTAGTTGGCAGACTGGCACCACTGCAGCATCAAAATAGCCATCGCGTAACTGATAAATAATAGCATCGACAGGAAAACCTAAAAAAGACACATCAGAAAAAAAAGCAGTCGGATTAATACCTTGATTTTGAACTGCTAATAACA
Coding sequences within:
- a CDS encoding sensor histidine kinase; its protein translation is MSCRNNIGYILIRLITSLFLLVSSNVNANVMNNLDKVNDKIEATIVDVGVLATRGVLEAKQRWQPTLIWLQEQIPNSEFRLHPYTLAEMETAVQQQRVDILVTNPGQAVRLGRQYPLSWLATLNSQLGDGTHVIGSALIVRADSHYQHLVDVSGGKIAAVASNAFGGYLTMLLAVQNQGINPTAFFSDVSFLGFPVDAIIYQLRDGYFDAAVVPVCQLESMLEEGLIVESAFRVLNNISPSDFTCAVSTRLYPNWSIAKTSAISATLAKKITRALFALPANHSASIAAHSTGWIPSISQLSVDQLYRDLDIHPLQRPWWQEAVVWIKKNQQWAWVVFLFVLLLSVYHLILEYRFSRSERALKATLNRLKEKNAMLEHAQRVAIVGELGSSLAHEINQPLTAILNYSQGGLLRIKKGVATTDIVPVLEKIQQQVKRADDIVQRLRTLINKRAVAKSSCDIETLISDTLELVEYDFHQKNITVNRVCLGNTVILNADIVGLQQALLNILNNAADACLMRKLPQSIDNEIKIKSQYTADKLTLTFTDNGVGLTATNAELQNAFFTTKKDGLGLGLAICRDVIDAHHGQFTLTPADPVGCCVTITLPLTHTV